The Takifugu rubripes chromosome 7, fTakRub1.2, whole genome shotgun sequence genome has a segment encoding these proteins:
- the LOC101072466 gene encoding mannan-binding lectin serine protease 2-like isoform X1 produces MERTFFAVWIVCLSVCRCRQQAEVMSGTLRSPDYPKPYPPNLMKQWHLWAPEGFRIQLKLTHVDINPSRDCSLDSLTVKHGETISKVCGQNLTQLSAEPITSEGKTITIIFQTSDFNPEFHQHTGFLVNFKKIDVDECSKADPKNGSGSVCSQMCVNTVGSYYCSCYSGYTLQPDHQTCLLSCNAHIFKQEGRLSSPRYPHPSPPNLSCTYVISVEDHFTVTLNFTDFHVHSEDGEDAEDGPRCLHHWLQVTVPDSEPMMLCGGRSPGVIATDSRTIRLDYKTGDEGLSRGWSLSYSSSASGCEEPEPLLNGGVTLLSGSQNQQDSVIQYHCNEPFYSFPWGENVTFTCEADRKWRSVHQDLPLTCTPVCGKPTRIIADYERILGGREAPAGAVPWQVLLNIEGVRVGGVVVAERWILTAAHDLKHSRKSMSSEAVQVHLGHTNLKALLKSPILAASVHIHPEYNNSDGLDRDNDIALIRLQQPLTFNAAIMPICLPAENRKYVAGMMGVASGFGIVDIYPLRIPKNLNYAELPVVDQETCRHSFTELKKRRHNLPRLTDNMFCVGLPEGGQSSCLGDNGGPFALSDDGQFWAAGIDSWGVDCGKQGTYRVYTKVANYLDWINQTIHDNGGF; encoded by the exons ATGGAACGGACCTTCTTTGCTGTATG gattgtgtgtttgtctgtgtgccGGTGCAGACAGCAGGCTGAAGTTATGTCCGGGACGCTTCGGTCCCCTGACTATCCAAAGCCGTATCCTCCCAACCTGATGAAGCAATGGCATCTCTGGGCTCCGGAGGGCTTCCGGATCCAGCTAAAGTTGACACACGTGGATATAAACCCCTCTCGAGACTGCTCTCTGGATTCACTCACG GTTAAGCACGGTGAGACCATCAGTAAGGTCTGTGGTCAGAACTTAACGCAGCTCTCAGCCGAACCCATCACCTCCGAAGGCAAAACAATCACCATCATTTTCCAAACTTCTGATTTCAATCCAGAGTTCCATCAGCACACCGGCTTCTTGGTTAACTTCAAGAAAATAG ACGTCGACGAGTGTTCGAAGGCCGACCCAAAGAACGGCTCAGGTTCCGTCTGCTCCCAGATGTGCGTCAACACCGTTGGTTCCtattactgctcctgctacAGTGGATACACACTTCAGCCGGACCACCAGACATGCTTGT TGTCATGTAATGCTCACATATTTAAACAAGAGGGACGTCTGTCTAGTCCAAGATACCCCCATCCCTCACCTCCTAACCTGTCCTGCACATACGTCATCTCCGTGGAGGACCACTTCACTGTCACCCTAAACTTCACCGACTTCCACGTGCACAGTGAAGACGGTGAAGACGCTGAAGACGGCCCCAGGTGCCTCCATCACTGGCTGCAG GTGACCGTCCCAGACAGTGAGCCGATGATGCTGTGCGGAGGAAGGAGTCCTGGTGTGATAGCTACAGATTCCAGGACCATCAGACTAGACTACAAGACCGGGGATGAAGGCTTGAGTCGTGGCTGGAGTCTCAGCTACAGCTCCTCTG CCAGTGGGTGCGAGGAACCGGAACCTTTGCTGAACGGAGGCGTGACCCTGCTGTCAGGTTCTCAGAATCAGCAGGATTCTGTGATCCAGTATCACTGCAACGAACCGTTTTACTCCTTCCCCTGGGGTGAAAATG TCACTTTCACCTGtgaagcagacaggaagtggagatcCGTCCACCAAGATCTGCCCCTCACCTGCACACCTG TCTGTGGCAAACCCACAAGAATCATCGCTGACTATGAGAGGATCCTTGGaggcagagaagctccagcCGGCGCCGTCCCCTGGCAAGTGCTACTAAATATAGAAGGCGTACGAGTCGGTGGCGTGGTGGTCGCAGAGCGCTGGATTCTGACCGCCGCTCACGATCTGAAGCACAGCAGAAAATCCATGTCCAGCGAGGCCGTCCAG GTCCACCTGGGTCACACTAACCTTAAAGCCCTGCTGAAGTCCCCCATACTGGCGGCCTCCGTCCATATCCACCCAGAATACAACAACTCGGACGGCCTGGACCGCGACAACGACATCGCCTTGATCCGACTGCAGCAACCACTCACATTCAACGCAGCCATCATGCCGATATGTTTGCCAGCAGAGAACCGTAAATACGTCGCCGGCATGATGGG AGTAGCGTCAGGCTTTGGCATCGTCGATATCTACCCCCTGCGCATCCCAAAGAATCTGAACTATGCGGAGCTCCCTGTGGTGGACCAAGAGACGTGCCGACATTCGTtcactgaactgaagaagcgCAGACACAATTTACCGCGTCTGACGGACAACATGTTCTGTGTGGGTCTCCCTGAGGGGGGCCAGAGCTCCTGCCTGGGTGATAACGGAGGCCCGTTTGCCCTGAGTGATGATGGGCAGTTCTGGGCCGCTGGGATTGACAGCTGGGGGGTCGACTGTGGAAAACAGGGAACATACAGAGTCTATACAAAAGTGGCAAACTACTTAGACTGGATCAATCAGACCATCCACGACAACGGAGGTTTCTAA
- the LOC101073138 gene encoding tumor necrosis factor receptor superfamily member 5 gives MATGNCTNEDQYPSKTGGCCGRCGAGSYVEAECDGNRPTKCAKCEHGFYTATKNHMKSCHLCRVCSSNSNQRTLKECSPQEDTVCTCTTGFYCSNHKCEHCQPVLHCPPGEGVTSLASHTNNTVCAPCKDGTYSNVTDFSSPCRQHTRCEDFGRELSIPGTSGRDAVCGGYKSQCHWALPAGLWAGLVVTALILFGLFCWRLKRKSSRSVFSPIVPVTMVDVIPAAPDSLLKDYRPQICAVDGCDLPVYSADHYMVHGCAADSQDSCQSITALKTSHFSTESSHGNGITGHCTGNFHRSISEPQEDEWCGT, from the exons ATGGCTACTGGGAACTGCACAAATGAGGACCAGTACCCCAGTAAAACGGGAGGATGCTGTGGTCGCTGTGGTGCAG GCTCGTACGTGGAAGCCGAGTGCGACGGCAACCGGCCGACCAAGTGTGCAAAGTGTGAACACGGTTTTTACACGGCCACAAAGAATCATATGAAGAGCTGTCATCTCTGCAGGGTCTGCAGTtcca ACAGCAACCAGAGGACACTGAAGGAATGCAGCCCTCAGGAGGACACCGTGTGTACGTGCACGACGGGGTTCTACTGCAGCAACCATAAATGCGAGCACTGCCAGCCGGTCCTCCACTGTCCCCCGGGCGAAGGAGTCACGTCTCTCG CGTCCCACACCAACAACACGGTCTGTGCTCCCTGTAAGGACGGCACCTACAGCAACGTGACAGACTTCTCCTCCCCCTGTCGTCAACACACCAG GTGCGAAGACTTTGGGAGAGAGCTGAGCATCCCGGGAACGTCCGGAAGGGACGCGGTGTGCGGCGGCTACAAATCTc AGTGTCACTGGGCGCTGCCCGCCGGTCTGTGGGCCGGACTCGTGGTGACCGCGCTCATCCTGTTCGGTCTCTTCTGCTGGAGGCTGAAACGCAAGTCGTCACGATCAG TATTCAGCCCCATCGTGCCCGTCACCATGGTTGATGTgatcccagcagcaccagacaGTTTGCTGAAAGATTACCGGCCGCAGATCTGCGCAGTGGACGGCTGCGATTTACCGGTTTATAGCGCAG atcaCTATATGGTTCATGGCTGCGCGGCCGACTCTCAGGACAGCTGCCAATCTATAACCGCGCTGAAGACTTCGCACTTTTCCACGGAATCCAGCCACGGAAATGGAATCACTGGACACTGCACCGGCAACTTCCACCGGTCAATTTCAGAGCCACAAGAAGACGAGTGGTGTGGAACATGA
- the LOC115250374 gene encoding LOW QUALITY PROTEIN: complement C1s subcomponent-like (The sequence of the model RefSeq protein was modified relative to this genomic sequence to represent the inferred CDS: deleted 1 base in 1 codon), whose protein sequence is MLRLSLLLLLFSHLASSILLGWVESPGYPRGYLPHASLNWSRCARKGHVISITLIHLDLEDSPNCENDAVKVLSNGRPLSILCGRKGFAELQSSVNPVLLSSPGGCLNLLFVSDFSNTKRHSGFRGFYTEQDFDECQDDSEARCTQFCHNFVGGYYCSCRHGYHLKEDNHTCTVHCSEDLSGLRKGDISSPSWPAPYAMNADCLYTLSVEDHLQVELHFSEGFDVEQSTDGHCIDALMIQTPSGNLGSFCGLQPPPSPFLTHSSQVHIRFASDGFGTNKGFALRFRTRAKVCPAAVTPHSTATPQQPDYSQGQTVTVRCRQGHIANVQNSLSMTSEYVTTCQRTGNWFPSYACEPVDCGFPNIPEDGILQLVQPKTGKTVYKDQINFKCSSKYYTLEGDDTYTCNADGEWISAGGNTEMPKCTEACGKPDVHLMGTGRILGGTDANLGELPWQLLITHPRKGGASLINDRWAVTAAHVVENIQEDTLRIYGGLVNARSISNNEVVMESEKIIIHPNFASGSEIRTNFDDDIALVKFNSRVNLGPNLIPICLPPANMSLVENELGTVSGWGITERQADGRLDTSYSLKYAHVGVYSLAKCNDVPYISGSKRMVFTDNMFCAGAEGMDSCRHDSGGPFTTPMLGNGKGPFYLSGIVSWGPPCRQRMYKGYYTKVKNYIDWIKKTIDNNS, encoded by the exons ATGTTGCGATTGAG tctgctccttctgctgttCTCCCACTTGGCCTCCTCCATATTGTTGGGATGGGTGGAGTCTCCAGGGTACCCCCGCGGATACCTGCCGCACGCCAGTTTGAACTGGAGCCGATGCGCCAGGAAAGGTCACGTCATCTCCATCACACTCATccacctggacctggaggacaGCCCAAACTGTGAAAACGATGCCGTGAAG GTGCTTTCGAATGGAAGGCCCCTCTCCATTCTGTGTGGCAGAAAAGGATTTGCTGAGCTTCAGTCGTCCGTGAATCCCGTCCTTTTGTCCTCGCCGGGAGGCTGCCTCAATCTTCTGTTTGTCTCGGACTTCTCCAACACGAAGAGACACAGCGGCTTCAGGGGCTTTTATACCGAACAAg ACTTTGATGAATGCCAGGATGACTCTGAGGCCAGATGCACACAATTCTGCCACAACTTCGTCGGAGGGTACTACTGCTCCTGTCGTCATGGTTACCACCTGAAGGAGGACAACCACACTTGCACTg TGCATTGCTCGGAGGATCTGTCGGGGCTGCGTAAAGGGGACATTTCCAGCCCCTCCTGGCCAGCTCCTTACGCAATGAATGCTGACTGTCTGTACACTCTGTCCGTGGAGGAccacctgcaggtggagctgcaCTTCTCTGAAGGCTTCGATGTGGAGCAAAGCACCGACGGCCACTGCATCGATGCCTTGATG ATTCAGACTCCTTCTGGGAATCTGGGGTCATTCTGTGGGCTACAACCTCCCCCGTCTCCCTTCCTCACCCACTCCAGTCAGGTCCACATTCGCTTCGCTTCTGATGGCTTCGGCACCAACAAAGGATTTGCTCTCCGCTTCAGAACCAGAG CTAAGGTGTGCCCAGCAGCAGTGACTCCACACTCCACGGCAACGCCACAGCAACCAGATTATTCTCAGGGTCAGACGGTCACAGTCAGATGCCGTCAGGGCCACATTGCGAAC GTGCAGAATAGCTTATCCATGACTTCGGAATATGTGACGACATGTCAGAGAACAGGAAACTGGTTTCCCAGTTACGCCTGTGAAC CGGTGGACTGCGGTTTTCCCAATATCCCAGAAGACGGAATTCTTCAGCTGGTGCAGCCAAAGACAGGAAAGACTGTGTACAAAGATCAGATCAATTTTAAATGCAGTTCAAAGTACTACACACTGGAAGGGGATG ACACGTACACTTGCAATGCTGATGGCGAATGGATATCAGCTGGAGGCAACACAGAGATGCCGAAATGCACGGAGG catGTGGGAAGCCTGACGTCCACCTCATGGGGACAGGGCGAATTTTGGGAGGTACGGATGCAAATCTGGGAgaattgccatggcaactgttgATAACACATCCCAGAAAAGGCGGAGCGTCGCTGATCAACGACCGGTGGGCCGTCACCGCAGCTCACGTTGTGGAGAACATACAGGAAGACACTTTGCGTATTTACGGCGGACTGGTCAACGCGAGGTCCATCTCAAATAATGAGGTCGTCATGGAGAGTGAAAAAATCATCATTCATCCCAACTTCGCCTCGGGATCTGAAATCCGCACCAATTTCGACGACGACATTGCTCTTGTAAAGTTCAATTCCAGGGTAAATTTAGGCCCCAACCTGATTCCGATCTGTCTGCCCCCAGCCAACATGAGCTTGGTTGAAAATGAGCTCGGCACCGTGTCGGGCTGGGGGATCACAGAGCGACAGGCCGACGGCAGGTTGGACACATCCTACAGCCTAAAATACGCCCACGTCGGCGTCTACTCCCTCGCCAAGTGCAACGATGTACCCTACATATCAGGCAGCAAGCGGATGGTTTTCACTGATAACATGTTCTGTGCTGGAGCGGAAGGGATGGACAGCTGCCGGCATGACAGTGGGGGGCCGTTTACCACTCCTATGCTGGGCAATGGAAAAGGGCCTTTTTATCTGAGCGGCATTGTGTCCTGGGGC CCCCCCTGTCGTCAGCGGATGTATAAGGGTTATTACACCAAAGTGAAGAATTATATAGACTGGATTAAGAAGACAATAGACAACAACTCTTAA
- the LOC115250370 gene encoding complement C1r-A subcomponent-like, whose translation MMGCFCCILCFLYVTAGLCWPLLETEPQMYGEVRSPQYPQPYAPNLQEQWDLHVPEGFQIRITFTHLDIEASAGCHYDALTVLFNGEVLGKFCGNENSADGNHPGSEPLLSPGNTLTLIFKTDSTNPERHQNVGFLAHYQAIDIDECAAEPEEDKGLLCPQICLNTLGKYMCSCHHGYKLRSDQRTCVLSCNDGLFSEPEGHLASPGYPNPEHQALTCQYIISVPAGFTVSLNFSDNFQIESTITDQGPDCLYHWLQVTIPGRGSVKLCGEKSPGLIDTNSSTVTLDYYIDSDGWSRGWSLDYSTHRVECPFPGTLTNGRVTPSLSRYLYRDYIYVRCDTGYKLMMDGEELPSFSAMCQSNRQWHLPLPECHITDCGEPKMLLNGGFQFLSGMLNQYQSVIEYHCNEPFYNFLGGNEVRFTCDPDRRWRSNEDLIVPPTCLPVCGMSMNPLTGHQRIIGGNNAEPNSIPWQVLLSINGNRAGGMIIADRWVLTAAHVLTSREGPILSNNVRIFMGLNVIDTLPTSAVYPASIHIHPGYANPGLVDFNNDIALLRLEHPLTFSISVMPICLPEGGSTLVNGHMGIVSGFGVTNDQNRKILTNRLKYVELPVVDQEICRASIAVERSKNPNTPLLSDNMFCAGFPEGGRDSCQGDSGSPFSMSNNNRFWAAGIVSWGIDCGREGTYGVYTSIANYLSWINKTMNEN comes from the exons ATGATGGGATGTTTCTGCTGTATCCTCTG CTTTCTGTATGTGACAGCGGGCCTGTGCTGGCCGCTGCTGGAGACAGAGCCACAAATGTATGGAGAGGTCAGGTCGCCCCAGTACCCCCAGCCTTACGCCCCCAACCTGCAGGAGCAGTGGGACCTACATGTGCCTGAGGGGTTTCAGATCCGAATTACCTTCACACACTTGGACATTGAGGCCTCTGCAGGCTGCCACTACGACGCCCTCACA gttctcttcaATGGTGAAGTTCTGGGAAAGTTTTGTGGGAATGAGAATTCTGCCGACGGGAATCATCCCGGCTCGGAGCCCCTGTTGTCTCCAGGCAACACTCTCACCCTTATTTTCAAGACGGACAGCACCAACCCAGAGCGCCACCAAAACGTGGGCTTCCTGGCTCACTACCAGGCCATAG ACATAGACGAGTGTGCGGCAGAGCCCGAGGAAGACAAAGGACTTCTCTGTCCCCAGATCTGCCTCAACACCCTCGGCAAATACATGTGTTCCTGCCACCATGGCTATAAGCTTCGGTCCGATcagcgcacgtgcgtgt TGTCCTGCAATGATGGTCTATTTAGTGAACCAGAAGGGCACTTGGCCAGTCCAGGATACCCTAATCCAGAACACCAAGCCCTGACCTGTCAGTACATCATTTCGGTACCGGCCGGCTTCACCGTCTCTTTGAACTTCAGTGACAACTTTCAGATCGAGAGCACCATCACAGACCAGGGTCCAGACTGTCTTTACCACTGGCTGCAG GTAACCATTCCTGGTCGAGGGTCAGTGAAGCTGTGTGGGGAAAAGAGTCCAGGCTTGATCGACACGAACTCCAGCACCGTGACTCTGGACTACTATATTGATAGTGACGGCTGGAGCAGAGGCTGGAGCCTGGACTACAGCACCCACA GGGTGGAGTGTCCATTTCCAGGCACCTTAACCAACGGCAGGGTCACCCCCTCCCTGAGCCGGTACCTCTACCGGGACTACATCTACGTGCGCTGTGACACAGGTTATAAGCTGATGATG gATGGGGAAGAGCTTCCCAGCTTCTCTGCTATGTGCCAAAGCAACAGGCAGTGGCACCTCCCTCTGCCAGAGTGCCACA TAACTGACTGTGGAGAACCCAAAATGTTGCTGAACGGAGGGTTCCAATTTCTGTCCGGGATGCTCAACCAGTACCAATCTGTAATCGAGTATCACTGCAATGAGCCGTTTTACAACTTTCTTGGAGGAAACGAGG TTCGCTTCACCTGTGACCCAGACAGAAGGTGGAGATCAAATGAAGACCTGATCGTCCCCCCGACATGTCTGCCAG TCTGTGGCATGTCGATGAACCCCCTCACTGGCCATCAGAGAATCATCGGGGGCAATAACGCCGAACCCAACAGCATCCCCTGGCAGGTGCTTTTAAGCATCAACGGTAACAGAGCAGGCGGTATGATAATAGCAGACCGCTGGGTTCTGACCGCGGCTCACGTCCTCACAAGCAGAGAAGGCCCGATTTTATCAAACAACGTGCGG ATTTTCATGGGACTCAATGTTATTGATACCCTGCCAACCTCTGCCGTGTACCCTGCCTCGATCCACATCCACCCCGGCTACGCCAACCCCGGGTTGGTTGACTTCAACAATGATATTGCCTTGTTAAGGCTGGAACACCCGCTCACATTCAGCATCTCAGTTATGCCAATATGTCTGCCGGAAGGGGGCTCTACGCTGGTTAATGGCCATATGGG CATCGTGTCAGGCTTTGGAGTCACAAACGACCAAAATCGAAAGATTCTGACAAACAGGTTGAAGTATGTGGAGCTTCCCGTGGTGGACCAGGAGATATGCAGAGCTTCAATCGCCGTGGAGAGAAGCAAAAATCCAAATACACCGCTTCTGTCAGATAACATGTTTTGTGCCGGGTTccctgaaggagggagggactCCTGCCAGGGCGACAGCGGAAGTCCGTTCTCCATGAGCAACAACAACCGCTTCTGGGCCGCCGGGATCGTCAGCTGGGGGATTGACTGTGGTCGTGAGGGAACATACGGGGTCTACACCAGCATCGCCAACTACCTGAGCTGGATCAACAAGACAATGAATGAGAACTGA
- the LOC101072466 gene encoding complement C1r-A subcomponent-like isoform X2: MERTFFAVWIVCLSVCRCRQQAEVMSGTLRSPDYPKPYPPNLMKQWHLWAPEGFRIQLKLTHVDINPSRDCSLDSLTVKHGETISKVCGQNLTQLSAEPITSEGKTITIIFQTSDFNPEFHQHTGFLVNFKKIDVDECSKADPKNGSGSVCSQMCVNTVGSYYCSCYSGYTLQPDHQTCLSSGCEEPEPLLNGGVTLLSGSQNQQDSVIQYHCNEPFYSFPWGENVTFTCEADRKWRSVHQDLPLTCTPVCGKPTRIIADYERILGGREAPAGAVPWQVLLNIEGVRVGGVVVAERWILTAAHDLKHSRKSMSSEAVQVHLGHTNLKALLKSPILAASVHIHPEYNNSDGLDRDNDIALIRLQQPLTFNAAIMPICLPAENRKYVAGMMGVASGFGIVDIYPLRIPKNLNYAELPVVDQETCRHSFTELKKRRHNLPRLTDNMFCVGLPEGGQSSCLGDNGGPFALSDDGQFWAAGIDSWGVDCGKQGTYRVYTKVANYLDWINQTIHDNGGF; this comes from the exons ATGGAACGGACCTTCTTTGCTGTATG gattgtgtgtttgtctgtgtgccGGTGCAGACAGCAGGCTGAAGTTATGTCCGGGACGCTTCGGTCCCCTGACTATCCAAAGCCGTATCCTCCCAACCTGATGAAGCAATGGCATCTCTGGGCTCCGGAGGGCTTCCGGATCCAGCTAAAGTTGACACACGTGGATATAAACCCCTCTCGAGACTGCTCTCTGGATTCACTCACG GTTAAGCACGGTGAGACCATCAGTAAGGTCTGTGGTCAGAACTTAACGCAGCTCTCAGCCGAACCCATCACCTCCGAAGGCAAAACAATCACCATCATTTTCCAAACTTCTGATTTCAATCCAGAGTTCCATCAGCACACCGGCTTCTTGGTTAACTTCAAGAAAATAG ACGTCGACGAGTGTTCGAAGGCCGACCCAAAGAACGGCTCAGGTTCCGTCTGCTCCCAGATGTGCGTCAACACCGTTGGTTCCtattactgctcctgctacAGTGGATACACACTTCAGCCGGACCACCAGACATGCTTGT CCAGTGGGTGCGAGGAACCGGAACCTTTGCTGAACGGAGGCGTGACCCTGCTGTCAGGTTCTCAGAATCAGCAGGATTCTGTGATCCAGTATCACTGCAACGAACCGTTTTACTCCTTCCCCTGGGGTGAAAATG TCACTTTCACCTGtgaagcagacaggaagtggagatcCGTCCACCAAGATCTGCCCCTCACCTGCACACCTG TCTGTGGCAAACCCACAAGAATCATCGCTGACTATGAGAGGATCCTTGGaggcagagaagctccagcCGGCGCCGTCCCCTGGCAAGTGCTACTAAATATAGAAGGCGTACGAGTCGGTGGCGTGGTGGTCGCAGAGCGCTGGATTCTGACCGCCGCTCACGATCTGAAGCACAGCAGAAAATCCATGTCCAGCGAGGCCGTCCAG GTCCACCTGGGTCACACTAACCTTAAAGCCCTGCTGAAGTCCCCCATACTGGCGGCCTCCGTCCATATCCACCCAGAATACAACAACTCGGACGGCCTGGACCGCGACAACGACATCGCCTTGATCCGACTGCAGCAACCACTCACATTCAACGCAGCCATCATGCCGATATGTTTGCCAGCAGAGAACCGTAAATACGTCGCCGGCATGATGGG AGTAGCGTCAGGCTTTGGCATCGTCGATATCTACCCCCTGCGCATCCCAAAGAATCTGAACTATGCGGAGCTCCCTGTGGTGGACCAAGAGACGTGCCGACATTCGTtcactgaactgaagaagcgCAGACACAATTTACCGCGTCTGACGGACAACATGTTCTGTGTGGGTCTCCCTGAGGGGGGCCAGAGCTCCTGCCTGGGTGATAACGGAGGCCCGTTTGCCCTGAGTGATGATGGGCAGTTCTGGGCCGCTGGGATTGACAGCTGGGGGGTCGACTGTGGAAAACAGGGAACATACAGAGTCTATACAAAAGTGGCAAACTACTTAGACTGGATCAATCAGACCATCCACGACAACGGAGGTTTCTAA
- the rbp5 gene encoding retinol-binding protein 5 encodes MSKPDYSGTYHMVEQHNMDAYLEGLDISFPLRKIVCLLKPTKEIAHDPASGAMKIRTSTTFRNFDMDFSIGEEFTEDLGPVDGRTCQTTVSWDGDSLVCVQQGEKEGRGWTHWLEGDKLHLEMRVQGVVAKQVFKKAN; translated from the exons ATGTCCAAGCCCGACTACTCCGGCACCTATCATATGGTGGAGCAGCACAACATGGACGCGTACCTCGAAGGTTTAG ATATTAGCTTTCCTCTGAGGAAGATCGTGTGTCTGTTGAAGCCCACCAAAGAGATCGCCCACGATCCGGCCTCGGGAGCCATGAAGATCCGCACCAGCACCACATTTAGGAACTTTGACATGGATTTCAGCATAGGGGAAGAGTTTACCGAAGATCTTGGGCCGGTGGACGGTCGTACCTGTCAG ACCACGGTGAGCTGGGACGGAGACAGCCTGGTCTGTGTGCAACAAGGCGAGAAAGAAGGACGAGGCTGGacacactggctggagggagacAAGCTGCATTTG GAGATGAGAGTTCAGGGAGTGGTCGCCAAGCAAGTCTTCAAGAAGGCCAACTGA